From Chloroflexota bacterium:
TGATCCGCTCCTCCTTGACGCCCTCCTCCTGGAAGAGCTTGTGGAACGCCCTGATGTCCTCCAGGCTCCCCACGTGCATCGAGATCTGCTGCACCAGCTTGACGTCATCGGGCGCCGTCCGGCCGCTGGTCAGCAGGATCTCGTGGTGCTCCTCCGCCGGCCGCGCCGAGAGGAAGCACGCGTTGCCGTTGGGGAAGGCATCCGTCACCGTAAACCCCAGCACGCGCGTGTAGAAGTCCAGCATCTTCGGGTAGTCGTAGCAGTGCAGGCCGATGTGGCCCAGCGATGTCACCTTTGGCATTGTGCCCTCCTCTGCCGCGCACTGTCGGCGCGTTGGCTCAGTGTCGACGATGATATATGGCGATGGGTGTAACGTAGCCTCGACGACGCCCGTCGTCAACGGCAGCCGTGATTGGCTGCCCGCCGAGTCCAGTGCTATCCTCCCGAAACGCAACACCCCAATACGGAGGCGCACCCCGTGGCCGACGGCCTGAAGGACCAGCTCCGCGACTTCGCCCTCTCGCTGCCCGGCGCGTGGGAGGACCACCCCTGGGGCGAAAGCGCCGCGAAGGTGGGGGTGAAGGTCTTCGCCTTCTTCGGCGTGCCCGGCACGGGCTTCGGCATGTCGGTCAAGCTGCCCCAGTCCTC
This genomic window contains:
- a CDS encoding VOC family protein, which encodes MPKVTSLGHIGLHCYDYPKMLDFYTRVLGFTVTDAFPNGNACFLSARPAEEHHEILLTSGRTAPDDVKLVQQISMHVGSLEDIRAFHKLFQEEGVKEERIITHGNTASIYFRDPENNYLEVYYSIPVEFPQPFGEPIDLELDDEALLAQIAEIRAASGKG